The following are encoded in a window of Brevibacillus ruminantium genomic DNA:
- a CDS encoding dipeptidase: MQIVDFHCDALYKMWKSSEPLTYRTAPELETNLERLVSGKVKLQCFALYVPPTTKLEQQFQAILDQIDLFYEEVLRKNPELVHIRDWADLNMLREGQIGAMLTLEGVEAIGNDLQKLRILYQLGVRSVGLTWNHANLAADGAWETRNAGLTAFGKRIVELNNEHHILTDVSHLGERSFWDVLELAAYPIASHSNAKAICDHPRNLSDEQAKAMFARGGMIHVVFCPAFVKKGGNATIQDLIRHIDHFCALGGVGQIGLGSDFDGIVNYVEGLEHAGMMQDLINELLKHFSEREVRGFANENFLRNHPGLKGD, from the coding sequence ATGCAAATCGTAGATTTTCACTGTGATGCGCTCTACAAGATGTGGAAAAGCAGCGAGCCCCTCACATACCGGACTGCACCTGAGCTGGAGACCAATCTGGAACGGCTCGTCTCAGGCAAGGTGAAGCTGCAATGCTTTGCCCTGTACGTTCCGCCGACGACGAAGCTGGAGCAGCAGTTTCAAGCCATTCTGGACCAGATCGATCTCTTTTATGAAGAGGTCTTGCGAAAAAATCCGGAACTCGTGCACATCCGGGATTGGGCCGATCTAAACATGCTTCGTGAGGGCCAAATCGGAGCGATGCTTACGCTGGAAGGCGTAGAAGCGATCGGCAATGATTTGCAAAAGCTGCGAATTCTCTATCAGCTGGGGGTCCGTTCCGTCGGCCTGACCTGGAATCATGCCAATCTGGCAGCAGATGGTGCCTGGGAGACGAGAAATGCCGGACTGACCGCATTTGGGAAAAGGATCGTCGAGCTTAACAACGAACACCACATTCTGACAGACGTCTCTCATCTGGGGGAGCGGAGCTTTTGGGATGTGCTGGAGCTGGCTGCCTATCCGATCGCCAGCCACTCCAACGCAAAAGCCATCTGTGATCACCCGCGCAATCTCTCAGATGAACAAGCCAAGGCGATGTTCGCCCGAGGCGGGATGATTCATGTAGTCTTCTGTCCGGCTTTTGTCAAAAAGGGAGGGAATGCGACCATCCAAGACCTGATTCGCCACATCGATCATTTTTGCGCGCTGGGCGGAGTGGGGCAAATTGGCCTGGGCTCCGACTTTGACGGGATTGTAAACTATGTGGAAGGTTTGGAGCACGCAGGGATGATGCAGGATTTGATCAATGAACTGTTGAAGCACTTCTCGGAGCGGGAAGTAAGAGGCTTTGCCAATGAGAACTTCCTCCGCAACCACCCAGGCTTGAAGGGAGACTGA